A window of the Lactuca sativa cultivar Salinas chromosome 7, Lsat_Salinas_v11, whole genome shotgun sequence genome harbors these coding sequences:
- the LOC111916124 gene encoding cyclin-D3-1, with protein MAILSPYSSSFLDTLFCNEEHDHQWSLEDGDGDEDEDEVTQTTLTDSSDLHFPSLGQQDLFWEHEELVSLFTKEQEQEKQTTCTFSFDQTDPSVFLARKEVVEWILKVKAHYGFTPLTAILAINYLDRFLSSLHYQKDKPWMIQLVAVSCLSLAAKVEETQVPLLLDLQVEDAKFLFEAKNIQKMELLVMSTLKWRMNPVTPISFLDHIVRRLGLNNHLHWDFFKKCEALVLDLVSDSRFAWYKPSVLATATMLRVIDETDLPNYIDYKSQLLDLLKTTKENVNECYKLVMELPYNHHNKRNPEENETTYPVSPAGVIDFTCDESSNDSWEINDHLFNQPSFKKTRFDQQFGFSSFLSFEPFMSPR; from the exons ATGGCTATTTTATCACCATATTCATCTTCTTTCCTAGACACACTCTTCTGCAATGAAGAACACGATCATCAATGGAGTCTTGAAGATGGAGATGGagatgaagacgaagatgaagTTACACAAACCACCCTCACAGATTCCTCTGATCTCCATTTTCCATCCCTGGGCCAGCAAGATTTGTTCTGGGAACATGAAGAACTCGTGTCTCTCTTCACaaaagaacaagaacaagaaaaacAAACCACTTGTACTTTCTCTTTTGACCAAACAGATCCCTCTGTTTTTCTTGCTCGCAAAGAGGTTGTGGAATGGATCCTTAAGGTCAAAGCTCATTATGGATTCACACCTCTTACAGCCATTTTAGCCATCAATTATCTTGATAGGTTCCTCTCCAGTCTCCATTATCAGAAAGATAAGCCATGGATGATTCAGCTTGTTGCAGTCAGTTGCCTCTCTTTGGCTGCTAAAGTTGAAGAGACTCAAGTCCCTCTCCTACTAGATCTTCAA GTGGAGGACGCAAAGTTCTTGTTTGAGGCCAAAAACATACAAAAGATGGAGCTTTTGGTTATGTCGACACTTAAATGGAGGATGAACCCAGTTACTCCGATCTCATTTCTTGATCACATTGTAAGAAGGCTTGGATTAAACAATCATCTCCATTGGGATTTCTTCAAGAAATGTGAAGCTCTCGTTCTTGATTTAGTCTCAG ATTCAAGATTCGCATGGTATAAACCATCTGTATTAGCCACAGCTACGATGCTTCGTGTGATAGATGAAACCGATCTTCCCAACTACATTGACTACAAAAGTCAACTTCTGGATCTTCTCAAAACCACTAAG GAAAACGTAAACGAGTGCTACAAGCTCGTTATGGAGCTACCTTACAATCATCATAATAAGCGAAATCCAGAAGAAAACGAGACAACATATCCTGTTAGCCCAGCTGGTGTCATTGATTTCACATGTGATGAAAGTTCAAATGATTCATGGGAAATCAACGATCATCTTTTCAATCAACCTTCGTTCAAGAAAACAAGATTCGATCAACAGTTTGGGTTTAGTTCGTTTCTAAGTTTCGAACCATTTATGAGCCCTCGTTAG